Proteins found in one Aspergillus chevalieri M1 DNA, chromosome 2, nearly complete sequence genomic segment:
- a CDS encoding uncharacterized protein (COG:S;~EggNog:ENOG410PP4W): MSVNDPNPGRSLGLSIKNLFRPSSSTSSSPSPRRRVSLFRRRRSVFSQKTPDPNPDPEPINRPSSGTPMEPNNTQFDPATMFGISEVSQGSSGDSFDLCDWFSRYQNCQRYFLDHAQHSGPVQGLSAFLNIRLPFQRQPNPIFNSASSIPTLPPGQATPSSSSPLPPSVSLIPYIRRLVATGMDFPGVLQGFFGDDWGPGIGPLHEQERRNYLFAAKSGGWAGAKKDYDMPPQETIPFFRPLQGPLDPEIEAAERSWSEWLAMEDWMVGPRAPDLDSSSASHRRSSRG; encoded by the exons ATGTCTGTGAACGATCCCAACCCTGGCAGGAGTCTAGGTCTTTCTATAAAGAATCTTTTTCGTCCCTCGTCTTCTACGTCCTCTTCACCGTCGCCGCGACGCAGGGTTTCTCTTTTCCGTCGCCGTCGAAGCGTCTTTTCGCAAAA AACTCCTGATCCTAATCCTGACCCTGAACCCATCAATCGCCCCTCGTCCGGGACCCCTATGGAACCAAACAACACCCAATTCGACCCAGCTACGATGTTTGGGATCTCAGAAGTCTCGCAAGGCAGCTCGGGGGACAGTTTTGACCTTTGCGACTGGTTTTCGCGGTATCAGAACTGCCAGCGTTATTTCCTAGACCATGCCCAACACAGTGGTCCCGTCCAGGGTCTCTCTGCGTTCCTGAACATTCGACTCCCTTTCCAACGTCAACCCAATCCCATCTTCAATTCCGCCTCGTCGATTCCTACTCTTCCTCCCGGACAGGCTacaccttcttcctcttcgcctcTACCGCCGTCCGTCTCCCTCATCCCCTACATCAGACGTCTTGTGGCTACAGGAATGGATTTCCCCGGGGTGCTTCAGGGGTTCTTTGGCGACGATTGGGGGCCAGGCATTGGGCCGCTACATGAGCAGGAGCGTCGCAATTACCTATTCGCAGCCAAAAGTGGTGGGTGGGCAGGGGCGAAGAAGGATTACGACATGCCGCCGCAAGAGACTATTCCTTTCTTTCGGCCGCTCCAGGGACCGTTGGACCCTGAAATTGAGGCGGCCGAAAGGAGCTGGAGCGAGTGGTTGGCTATGGAGGATTGGATGGTTGGGCCGCGAGCGCCCGATCTGGATTCGTCTTCTGCATCGCATCGACGAAGTTCTCGGGGGtag
- a CDS encoding glutamate dehydrogenase (COG:E;~EggNog:ENOG410PGWM;~InterPro:IPR006095,IPR006097,IPR006096,IPR036291, IPR033922,IPR014362,IPR033524;~PFAM:PF00208,PF02812;~go_function: GO:0016491 - oxidoreductase activity [Evidence IEA];~go_function: GO:0016639 - oxidoreductase activity, acting on the CH-NH2 group of donors, NAD or NADP as acceptor [Evidence IEA];~go_process: GO:0006520 - cellular amino acid metabolic process [Evidence IEA];~go_process: GO:0055114 - oxidation-reduction process [Evidence IEA]) yields MSNLPHEPEFEQAYNELVSTLENSSLFEKNPEYRKALAVVSVPERVIQFRVVWEDDNHQPQINRGYRVQFNSALGPYKGGLRFHPTVNLSILKFLGFEQIFKNALTGLSMGGGKGGSDFDPKGKSDNEIRRFCVAFMTELSKHIGADTDVPAGDIGVTGREVGFMFGQYRKIRNQWEGVLTGKGGSWGGSLIRPEATGYGVVYYVEHMIKHVSGGKESFAGKRVALSGSGNVAQYAALKIIELGGSVVSLSDSQGSLILTEQEGSFTPEEINLIADLKVERKQLSSIATSDKFSKKFKYIPGARPWTHVGKVDVALPSATQNEVSGEEAQALIAAGTKFIAEGSNMGCTQEAIDVFEAHRNANKGADAIWYAPGKAANAGGVAVSGLEMAQNSARLSWTSEEVDARLKDIMAACFQNGLETAKEYCTPAEGNLPSLVAGSNIAGFSKVAAAMHDQGDWW; encoded by the exons ATGTCTAACCTTCCTCACGAGCCCGAATTCGAGCAGGCCTACAATG AGCTTGTCTCGACCCTTGAGAACTCTTCCCTCTTCGAGAAGAACCCCGAGTACCGCAAGGCTCTCGCCGTCGTCTCCGTTCCCGAGCGTGTCATTCAGTTCCGTGTCGTCTGGGAGGATGACAACCACCAGCCCCAGATCAACCGTGGCTACCGTGTGCAATTCAACTCGGCTCTCGGTCCCTACAAGGGTGGTCTCCGTTTCCACCCCACCGTCAacctctccatcctcaagttcctGGGTTTCGAGCAGATCTTCAAGAATGCTCTCACCGGTCTGAGCATGGGTGGTGGTAAGGGTGGTTCCGACTTCGACCCCAAGGGCAAGTCCGACAACGAAATTCGCCGCTTCTGTGTTGCCTTCATGACCGAGCTCTCTAAGCACATTGGTGCCGACACCGACGTTCCCGCTGGTGACATTGGTGTTACCGGCCGTGAGGTTGGTTTCATGTTCGGGCAATACCGGAAGATTCGCAACCAGTGGGAGGGTGTACTCACCGGCAAGGGCGGCAGCTGGGGTGGTTCTCTGATCCGCCCCGAGGCCACTGGTTACGGTGTCGTTTAC TACGTTGAGCACATGATTAAGCACGTCTCGGGCGGCAAGGAGTCCTTCGCCGGCAAGCGTGTTGCCCTCTCCGGATCCGGTAACGTTGCTCAGTACGCCGCTCTTAAGATCATCGAGCTTGGCGGTTCCGTGGTTTCGCTCTCCGACTCCCAGGGTTCGCTCATCCTCACCGAGCAGGAGGGCAGCTTCACCCCCGAGGAGATCAACCTGATTGCCGACCTCAAGGTCGAGCGCAAGCAGCTCTCCTCCATCGCCACCAGCGACAAGTTCTCCAAGAAGTTCAAGTATATCCCCGGTGCCCGTCCCTGGACCCACGTTGGCAAGGTCGACGTTGCCCTTCCCTCTGCTACCCAGAACGAGGTCTCCGGCGAGGAGGCTCAGGCCCTCATCGCCGCCGGCACCAAGTTCATCGCCGAGGGCTCCAACATGGGTTGCACCCAGGAGGCCATCGACGTCTTCGAGGCCCACCGCAACGCCAACAAGGGTGCCGATGCCATCTGGTACGCCCCCGGTAAGGCCGCCAACGCCGGTGGTGTCGCCGTCTCTGGTCTTGAGATGGCCCAGAACTCCGCCCGCCTCAGCTGGACCAGCGAGGAGGTCGATGCCCGCCTCAAGGACATCATGGCCGCCTGCTTCCAGAACGGTCTCGAGACCGCCAAGGAGTACTGTACTCCCGCCGAGGGCAACCTGCCTTCGCTCGTTGCCGGTTCCAACATTGCTGGTTTCAGCAAGGTCGCTGCTGCCATGCACGACCAGGGTGACTGGTGGTAA
- a CDS encoding putative MFS monosaccharide transporter (COG:G;~EggNog:ENOG410PGBC;~InterPro:IPR011701,IPR036259;~PFAM:PF07690;~TransMembrane:19 (o12-33i45-66o86-110i122-141o164-188i200-222o250-275i407-427o447-468i475-492o498-517i538-555o575-594i619-641o661-682i694-713o719-741i753-770o790-809i);~go_function: GO:0022857 - transmembrane transporter activity [Evidence IEA];~go_process: GO:0055085 - transmembrane transport [Evidence IEA]): MDDRRPEVLVVSIIFFVIATVFVVFRFVSRIFVVRKVGIHDHFMLLAWFIDFGFSFSLFYATHKGLGLHDYDINPGDRGSLNQANYVFTVLYNPALMAVKTSILVFYLTLTKGELVYRWANYVTLFVVNAAGLALTLVNVFQCNPVGAAVSYPLPPNAKCTDIVTLYLCSSPVNIITDLAILFLPMPILTKMRLPRKQKIILVVTFSFGFFVAVVDVIRIAYLQNAATSRQIALQELHLQDSDNGDDLSWYASLSFMWSVIEVNVSIMCACVPSLKPLVARIIPKLIRDTDEGSCNTADGRFPGSFDMPNGMPRVAQGTINTSQESNGNKTSQSASQSGELDPQRNTGASPIDMVEFLTTPNIAAPQDAEANTTLTSTSYMGSIAFFDFVNMKKPTSMLKLNNKESIAPIALTTILFFLWGFAYGLLDTLNMQFQEIVQLDAWRSLALYAVYFGGYLIGPLFIGGTVLKRWGFKSTFITGLCIYACGTLIFWPSAILSSYAAFAVSNFIVGVGLAVLETAANPFIALCGPLENSEVRLNISQGVQAIGSVVSPLLAKKVLFKSVTDVSSLVDVQWTYLGIALFDVLLAVAFYYLPVPEASDEELEELANHRREDNMTKLFGVPVVWLTLGLGLFSMFFYVAGQEVLSKSFEAYVRHSYPDSPLSAFDSLTLGRALFAIGRFLAALLQLFLKPRWILLLSYLGMIAFTVLAMNIKHNGPASLAMGLLIYLFESGAFSIIFSIALRGTARHTKSAAVALTVAICAGGIFTFAQHAARLSSYDNDINGGFNSYGVLVALYAVGAVFPVYLNVFGAVKKQVDPVPGEYLRRPRRRSRALPPTPELGPVAGVEGVPAEVPVDKTR; the protein is encoded by the exons ATGGACGACCGCAGGCCCGAGGTGCTGGTCGTGTCGATTatcttcttcgtcatcgcGACCGTTTTTGTGGTGTTTCGCTTCGTGTCGAGAATTTTCGTCGTGCGCAAGGTTGGCATTCATGATCATTTTATGTTACTGGCTTGG TTCATCGATTTCGGCTTCTCCTTTTCGCTGTTTTATGCGACGCACAAAGGCCTCGGGTTGCATGACTATGATATCAATCCCGGTGATCGAGGCAGTCTGAATCAGGCCAATTATGTGTTTACCGTGCTTTAC AACCCCGCCCTGATGGCCGTCAAAACATCCATCCTCGTCTTCTACCTGACCCTGACCAAAGGCGAATTGGTCTACCGCTGGGCAAACTACGTGACCCTCTTCGTCGTCAACGCTGCCGGACTGGCCCTGACCCTcgtcaatgtcttccaatGCAATCCCGTCGGCGCTGCTGTGTCGTATCCGTTACCGCCGAATGCGAAATGCACCGACATCGTCACGCTGTATCTCTGCTCGTCGCCTGTGAATATCATTACCGATCTGGCAATTTTGTTTCTGCCTATGCCTATCTTGACAAAGATGCGTTTGccgcggaaacagaagattATTCTGGTCGTCACGTTTAGTTTTGGTTTCTTTGTCGCGGTTGTGGATGTTATTCGCATTGCGTATTTGCAGAATGCGGCGACATCGCGGCAGATTGCGCTGCAGGAATTGCATCTTCAGGATTCGGATAATGGTGATGATCTTAGCT GGTACGCGTCGTTGTCCTTTATGTGGTCCGTCATCGAAGTCAACGTGTCGATTATGTGCGCTTGCGTCCCGAGTCTCAAACCGCTAGTCGCGCGTATCATTCCTAAACTCATCAGGGACACTGATGAAGGATCATGCAACACCGCCGATGGCCGATTCCCTGGTTCTTTCGATATGCCTAATGGCATGCCCCGGGTGGCACAAGGAACAATCAACACTTCGCAGGAGAGCAACGGCAACAAAACCTCGCAGTCCGCAAGTCAAAGCGGCGAACTCGATCCTCAGAGAAACACGGGCGCCTCCCCGATCGACATGGTGGAATTCCTGACTACGCCCAATATAGCGGCTCCTCAGGACGCGGAAGCCAATACAACCCTAACGAGCACATCTTATATGGGCAGCATCGCGTTTTTCGACTTCGTCAATATGAAGAAACCAACGAGTATGCTCAAGTTGAATAACAAGGAATCCATCGCCCCGATCGCGCTTACTACGATTCTATTCTTCCTATGGGGTTTTGCGTACGGCCTGCTGGATACATTGAACATGCAATTCCAGGAAATCGTCCAGCTCGACGCATGGCGTTCGTTGGCGCTATACGCCGTCTACTTTGGCGGATATCTAATCGGACCACTATTCATTGGCGGAACGGTCCTCAAACGCTGGGGTTTCAAATCAACCTTTATCACGGGCCTCTGCATCTACGCCTGTGGGACACTCATATTCTGGCCCTCGGCCATCCTATCCTCCTACGCCGCCTTCGCCGTCTCCAACTTCATCGTAGGCGTCGGCCTGGCGGTCCTCGAAACCGCCGCAAACCCCTTCATCGCGCTCTGCGGACCCCTCGAAAACTCCGAAGTCCGCCTCAACATCTCCCAAGGCGTGCAAGCAATCGGCAGCGTGGTCTCGCCGCTCCTCGCCAAAAAGGTTCTCTTTAAATCCGTCACCGATGTGTCTTCCTTAGTCGACGTCCAATGGACATACCTCGGCATCGCCCTCTTCGACGTCCTCCTTGCAGTAGCCTTCTACTACCTCCCTGTCCCCGAAGCATCAGACGAAGAACTAGAAGAACTAGCCAACCACCGCCGCGAAGATAACATGACAAAACTTTTCGGCGTCCCCGTCGTCTGGCTCACCCTGGGCCTAGGCCTCTTCTCCATGTTCTTCTACGTCGCGGGCCAAGAAGTCCTCTCCAAGAGCTTCGAAGCCTACGTCAGACACTCATACCCGGACTCCCCGCTCTCCGCATTCGACTCGTTGACCCTGGGCCGCGCGCTCTTCGCCATAGGCCGCTTTCTCGCCGCCCTGCTGCAACTCTTCCTCAAACCGCGCTggatcctcctcctctcgtATCTAGGCATGATCGCCTTCACGGTCCTAGCGATGAACATCAAACACAACGGCCCGGCCTCCCTAGCTATGGGCCTGCTCATCTACCTTTTCGAATCCGGCGCCTTCAGCATAATCTTCTCCATTGCCCTCCGCGGCACAGCACGACATACCAAATCCGCCGCCGTCGCATTGACAGTCGCCATTTGCGCAGGAGGCATATTCACCTTCGCCCAGCATGCCGCTCGACTATCCTCATATGATAATGACATTAATGGCGGGTTTAATTCCTACGGCGTGCTTGTGGCGCTGTATGCCGTTGGCGCTGTCTTCCCGGTGTATCTGAACGTTTTCGGCGCCGTCAAGAAACAAGTCGATCCTGTTCCTGGGGAGTATCTTCGTCGGCCGAGAAGGAGGAGTCGGGCGCTGCCGCCGACGCCGGAGTTGGGGCCTGTCGCTGGGGTCGAGGGGGTGCCGGCTGAGGTGCCGGTTGATAAGACGAGGTAG
- a CDS encoding RlpA-like double-psi beta-barrel domain-containing protein (COG:S;~EggNog:ENOG410PS83;~InterPro:IPR036908;~SECRETED:SignalP(1-20)), with product MAPIFKSLFLLGTLAATTLAAPLQTTTNQKRAASSCTKDAPCNGQVTFYDTATSPSAPSSCGYTNDGEAESVLALPHGIMTDEDCGKTVTVKYGGITKTGKAVDKCMGCDDTSIDLSRHFFTELAALLEGRLFGVEWYME from the coding sequence ATGGCCCCCATCTTCAagtccctcttcctcctcgggaCTCTCGCCGCCACCACCCTCGCCGCCCCCCTccaaaccaccaccaaccaaAAGCGCGCCGCCAGCTCCTGCACCAAGGACGCCCCCTGCAACGGTCAGGTCACCTTCTACGACACCGCAACCTCCCCCTCCGCCCCGAGTAGCTGCGGGTACACGAATGACGGCGAGGCCGAGTCCGTTCTCGCCCTCCCGCACGGTATCATGACGGACGAGGACTGCGGGAAGACCGTGACTGTCAAATATGGTGGCATTACCAAGACGGGTAAGGCGGTGGACAAGTGTATGGGGTGCGACGATACCTCGATTGACTTGTCGCGACACTTCTTTACGGAGTTGGCGGCGTTGCTGGAGGGGAGACTTTTTGGGGTTGAGTGGTATATGGAGTAA
- the RNR1 gene encoding ribonucleotide-diphosphate reductase subunit RNR1 (COG:F;~EggNog:ENOG410PGH5;~InterPro:IPR013509,IPR000788,IPR005144,IPR039718, IPR013346,IPR008926;~PFAM:PF03477,PF02867,PF00317;~go_function: GO:0004748 - ribonucleoside-diphosphate reductase activity, thioredoxin disulfide as acceptor [Evidence IEA];~go_function: GO:0005524 - ATP binding [Evidence IEA];~go_process: GO:0006260 - DNA replication [Evidence IEA];~go_process: GO:0055114 - oxidation-reduction process [Evidence IEA]), translating to MFVYKRDGRKERVQFDKITARVSRLCYGLDPEHVDAAAITQKVISGVYQGVGTVELDNLAAETAAYMTVTHPDYAILAARIAVSNLHKQTKKQFSLVIQDLYHYVNPRNNVAAPMISKETYEIVMKHADELNSAIVYDRDFNYNFFGFKTLERSYLLRIDGKVAERPQHLLMRVAVGIHGSDIERAIETYHLMSQKYFTHASPTLFNAGTPQPQLASCFLVDMKADSIEGIYDTLKTCAMISKTAGGIGLNVHRIRSTGSYIGGTNGTSNGLVPMLRVYNNTARYVDQGGNKRPGAFAIYLEPWHSDVFEFLDLRKNHGKEEVRARDLFYALWTPDLFMKRVESNGDWTLFCPNEAPGLADVYGEEFEALYEKYEKEGRGRRTVKAQKLWYAILEAQTETGNPFMLYKDACNRKSNQKNLGTIRSSNLCTEIIEYSAPDEVAVCNLASLALPTFVDAARGEYDFGKLHEVVQVLVRNLNRIIDINYYPVPEAKKSNMRHRPIALGVNGLADAFLALRLPFDSAEAKQLNIQIFETIYHGALTASSDLAKEHGTYETYEGSPVSQGILQYDMWDRTPTDLWDWDTLKGKIAQTGVRNSLLVAPMPTASTSQILGFNECFEPYTSNIYSRRVLAGEFQVVNPWLLKDLVDLGLWSDNMKNRIIAEGGSVQNIPNIPADIKALYKTVWEISQRSILQMAADRGAYIDQSQSLNIHMKEPTMGKITSMHFAGWKMGLKTGMYYLRTMAASAPIQFTVDQEALKVADTNVARETSAFKKRVGGGASSAYSAVPREENGHAGQDVTRATAEVPAAPNGGEAEQGSQEDGEQANGDIYSQQVLQCSIENKEACIMCQG from the exons ATGTTTGTCTATAAGAGAG ACGGACGCAAAGAACGCGTACAATTCGATAAGATCACTGCGCGTGTCTCAAGACTTTGTTACGGCCTTGACCCTGAACATGTCGATGCTGCTGCTATCACACAGAAGGTCATCTCTGGTGTCTACCAGGGTGTTGGCACCGTTGAGCTGGACAACTTG GCTGCCGAAACTGCAGCATACATGACCGTGACACATCCTGACTACGCTATCCTTGCTGCCCGTATCGCCGTTTCGAACCTCCACAAGCAGACCAAGAAGCAGTTCTCTTTGGTCATTCAAGATCTCTACCACTATGTGAACCCAAGGAACAATGTCGCAGCACCGATGATATCGAAAGAGACGTATGAGATTGTTATGAAACATGCGGATGAGCTCAACTCTGCTATCGTGTACGACCGTGATTTCAACTATAACTTCTTCGGTTTCAAGACTCTTGAGCGGTCATACCTGCTGCGGATCGATGGAAAGGTTGCTGAGCGTCCTCAGCACCTGCTGATGCGGGTTGCTGTTGGAATCCACGGTAGTGACATCGAGAGGGCAATTGAGACATACCACTTGATGTCCCAGAAATACTTCACCCATGCATCCCCCACCCTGTTCAATGCTGGTACCCCGCAGCCCCAGCTGGCCTCGTGCTTCCTTGTCGACATGAAGGCAGACAGCATCGAAGGTATCTATGACACCTTGAAGACCTGTGCTATGATCTCCAAAACCGCCGGTGGTATTGGTCTCAACGTCCACCGCATCCGTTCGACAGGCTCCTACATTGGCGGGACCAACGGTACCTCCAACGGTCTCGTCCCTATGCTCCGCGTGTACAACAACACTGCTAGATACGTCGACCAGGGAGGCAACAAGCGTCCTGGTGCTTTTGCCATCTACCTTGAGCCCTGGCACTCGGACGTCTTCGAATTCTTGGACCTGCGCAAGAACCACGGTAAGGAGGAGGTCAGAGCTCGTGACCTGTTCTACGCCTTGTGGACTCCCGACTTGTTCATGAAGCGTGTAGAATCCAACGGCGACTGGACTCTCTTCTGTCCTAACGAGGCTCCTGGCTTGGCAGACGTGTACGGTGAAGAGTTTGAGGCTCTCTACGAGAA GTATGAAAAGGAAGGCCGTGGCCGCCGGACCGTCAAGGCTCAGAAGCTTTGGTATGCCATTCTCGAGGCCCAGACCGAGACCGGTAACCCTTTCATGTTGTACAAGGATGCCTGCAACCGGAAGAGCAACCAGAAGAACTTGGGAACCATCCGCAGCTCCAACCTCTGCACTGAAATCATTGAGTACAGTGCTCCTGATGAGGTTGCTGTTTGCAACTTGGCTTCGCTTGCTCTTCCTACTTTCGTCGACGCTGCCCGCGGCGAATATGACTTTGGCAAGCTTCACGAAGTCGTGCAGGTTCTCGTTCGCAACCTGAACCGGATCATTGACATCAACTACTACCCCGTTCCTGAGGCCAAGAAGAGCAACATGCGCCACCGCCCTATTGCCCTTGGTGTCAACGGTCTTGCTGACGCTTTCCTTGCTCTGCGTCTGCCTTTCGACTCGGCCGAAGCTAAGCAGCTGAACATTCAGATCTTCGAGACCATTTACCACGGTGCTTTGACCGCCTCTTCTGACTTGGCCAAGGAGCACGGTACCTATGAGACCTACGAGGGCTCTCCCGTATCGCAGGGTATCCTCCAGTATGACATGTGGGACCGTACCCCCACTGACCTCTGGGACTGGGACACACTGAAGGGCAAGATCGCCCAGACTGGTGTCCGCAACAGTCTGCTGGTGGCACCTATGCCCACTGCCAGTACCAGTCAGATTCTGGGCTTCAACGAGTGCTTCGAGCCCTACACCTCGAACATTTACTCCCGTCGTGTGCTGGCCGGCGAGTTCCAGGTTGTCAACCCCTGGTTGCTCAAGGATCTAGTCGACCTTGGTCTCTGGTCGGACAACATGAAGAACCGTATCATCGCCGAGGGTGGCTCCGTCCAGAACATCCCCAACATCCCCGCCGACATCAAGGCCCTGTACAAGACCGTGTGGGAGATTTCCCAGCGGTCGATCCTGCAGATGGCTGCCGACCGTGGTGCCTACATCGACCAGTCCCAGTCTCTCAACATCCACATGAAGGAGCCCACCATGGGCAAGATCACCAGTATGCACTTTGCTGGATGGAAGATGGGATTGAAGACCGGCATGTACTACCTGCGTACGATGGCCGCATCCGCTCCAATTCAGTTCACCGTCGACCAGGAGGCGCTCAAGGTTGCTGACACCAACGTCGCTCGTGAAACCAGTGCGTTCAAGAAGCGCGTTGGGGGCGGAGCATCTAGTGCTTACTCGGCCGTTCCCCGCGAGGAGAACGGACACGCTGGGCAAGATGTTACTCGCGCGACTGCTGAGGTCCCGGCCGCCCCCAACGGCGGTGAGGCAGAGCAGGGCTCGCAAGAGGACGGCGAGCAGGCGAACGGCGATATTTACTCGCAGCAGGTGCTCCAGTGCAGCATTGAGAACAAAGAGGCATGTATAATGTGCCAGGGTtag